The Sulfuriferula thiophila genome window below encodes:
- the xseA gene encoding exodeoxyribonuclease VII large subunit — MNFTPTPNILAVSAFNRLVQQTLASTIPLTWIAGEISNLTRAASGHWYFSLKDATAQVRCVMFRGRNQYIDWLPENGMQVEVRATPGLYEPRGEFQLQVDTLRRAGLGVLFEAFERLKRQLEEEGLFAASRKRAIPAMPRRIGIITSPQAAALRDVLTTLKRKMPSLPVILYPCQVQGAPAAAQIVAALNTAYQRAECDVLIICRGGGSIEDLWSFNEESVARAVAASPVPIISGVGHETDFTITDFVADLRAPTPTAAAVLASPDRNQLIQSLDLLQARLARQLRHRLFQQQQQLTHLGQRLIHPGKKLGAQQAQLSHLSSRMRHAYRTASQQRNWRQSQLAQRLRQQLPSTTPHTKALAQQQSRLQLAMHHLLAQQLTALGNLDSHLKHLSPTAVLNRGYSLVRNEYGEIIRNTTQISVNEKLSIYFADDSADVQVRKLNASNRLKK; from the coding sequence ATGAATTTCACTCCTACCCCTAATATACTCGCTGTCAGCGCCTTTAACCGCCTGGTGCAACAAACACTGGCAAGCACTATCCCGCTCACCTGGATTGCCGGCGAGATATCCAATCTGACGCGAGCAGCCTCTGGACACTGGTATTTTTCGCTAAAAGACGCAACGGCACAGGTACGCTGCGTCATGTTCCGCGGCCGTAACCAATATATAGACTGGCTACCGGAAAACGGCATGCAAGTTGAAGTACGTGCTACACCGGGATTGTATGAGCCGCGCGGCGAGTTTCAATTACAAGTCGACACCCTGCGCCGCGCCGGACTAGGCGTATTATTTGAAGCATTTGAACGACTCAAACGCCAGCTTGAAGAAGAAGGCCTGTTTGCCGCATCCCGCAAGCGTGCCATACCGGCCATGCCGCGCCGGATTGGCATTATCACCTCCCCCCAGGCCGCGGCATTGCGCGATGTGCTCACCACTCTAAAGCGCAAAATGCCCAGCCTGCCGGTTATCCTCTACCCCTGCCAGGTGCAGGGCGCGCCTGCCGCCGCACAAATTGTTGCTGCATTAAATACGGCATATCAACGCGCGGAATGTGACGTACTGATCATATGCCGTGGTGGCGGCAGTATCGAAGACTTATGGTCATTCAATGAAGAAAGCGTTGCCCGCGCTGTTGCCGCCAGCCCCGTCCCCATCATCAGTGGCGTAGGACACGAAACCGACTTCACCATCACCGATTTTGTAGCTGATCTGCGCGCCCCCACACCGACTGCAGCAGCCGTACTTGCCAGCCCGGACCGCAATCAATTAATACAATCACTGGATCTGCTTCAGGCGCGCCTGGCACGCCAATTACGTCACCGGCTATTTCAACAGCAGCAGCAACTGACCCACCTTGGGCAACGCCTGATTCACCCCGGCAAAAAACTAGGTGCCCAGCAGGCGCAACTCAGTCACCTCAGCAGCCGTATGCGCCATGCATATCGAACCGCCAGCCAGCAACGTAACTGGCGACAAAGCCAGCTTGCACAGCGACTCAGGCAACAGCTCCCCAGCACAACCCCTCATACCAAAGCACTGGCGCAACAGCAAAGCCGTCTGCAACTGGCTATGCACCATCTGTTAGCACAGCAACTGACTGCACTGGGGAACCTGGACAGCCATCTGAAACACCTCAGCCCCACCGCTGTACTGAACCGCGGATATAGCCTGGTGCGTAACGAATACGGCGAAATCATCCGCAATACAACTCAAATCAGCGTGAATGAGAAACTCAGCATCTATTTTGCTGATGACAGTGCTGATGTACAGGTCAGAAAACTCAACGCATCCAATCGTTTGAAAAAATGA
- the dksA gene encoding RNA polymerase-binding protein DksA — translation MATDFTKFTPYTPKPDEEYMNAVQLAHFRKILEAWKAELSQDIDGTIHAMQEDATLFADPNDRASQESDMALELRNRDRERKLIKKIDETVAKIDHDEYGYCEACGIEIGLKRLEARPTATLCIDCKTLDEFRERQVAR, via the coding sequence ATGGCCACAGATTTTACTAAATTCACACCCTATACCCCAAAACCAGATGAAGAGTATATGAATGCGGTGCAACTTGCCCATTTTCGCAAAATCCTGGAGGCTTGGAAAGCAGAGTTGTCGCAAGATATTGATGGCACCATACATGCCATGCAAGAAGATGCTACCTTATTCGCTGATCCTAACGATCGTGCCAGTCAAGAATCTGATATGGCGCTGGAATTACGCAACCGTGATCGCGAGCGTAAACTGATCAAGAAGATTGATGAAACCGTGGCCAAAATTGACCATGACGAATATGGTTACTGCGAAGCGTGTGGCATCGAAATCGGTTTGAAGCGTCTGGAAGCACGTCCTACTGCTACCCTTTGCATAGATTGCAAAACCCTGGACGAGTTCCGTGAGCGTCAGGTTGCACGTTAA
- a CDS encoding encapsulin-associated ferritin-like protein → MANEGYHESIEKLSDATQDMHRAITSLMEELEAVDWYNQRVDACTDPELKEILAHNRDEEKEHAAMVLEWIRRRDPVLDHELRDNLFKTGKIAGQHD, encoded by the coding sequence ATGGCAAACGAAGGCTATCACGAGTCAATTGAAAAATTAAGTGACGCGACGCAAGACATGCACAGAGCGATTACTTCACTGATGGAAGAGCTGGAGGCAGTTGACTGGTATAACCAGCGTGTTGATGCCTGTACAGATCCTGAACTCAAAGAAATCCTCGCGCATAATCGTGACGAGGAAAAAGAGCATGCAGCAATGGTGCTGGAGTGGATACGGCGACGTGATCCGGTGTTGGATCATGAGTTGCGCGACAATTTATTTAAAACCGGCAAAATTGCCGGGCAGCATGATTAG
- the rpsO gene encoding 30S ribosomal protein S15: MAVTTEQKAQLVTEYQHAAGDTGSSEVQVALLTARINGLTDHFKANSKDHHSRRGLLKMVSRRRKLLDYLKRTNNDSYRNLLAKLGLRK, from the coding sequence ATGGCTGTTACTACAGAACAAAAAGCGCAACTCGTTACAGAATACCAACACGCTGCAGGCGATACCGGCTCATCCGAAGTTCAGGTTGCACTGCTGACCGCACGCATCAATGGTTTGACCGATCACTTTAAAGCTAACTCAAAAGATCACCACTCACGTCGTGGTTTGTTAAAAATGGTTAGCCGTCGTCGTAAATTGCTCGACTACTTAAAGCGCACCAACAATGACAGCTACCGCAATCTGCTTGCCAAACTTGGTCTGCGTAAATAA
- the msrB gene encoding peptide-methionine (R)-S-oxide reductase MsrB: MSQKPIPDDEQLRQRMSPEQYHICREHGTERAFTGKYWDLKAPGTYHCAVCGEALFDAEHKYDSGSGWPSYWQPIKPDALEERTDHSLMMARTEVLCKRCHSHLGHVFNDGPPPTGLRYCINSASLEFEPQP; this comes from the coding sequence ATGTCACAAAAGCCAATTCCTGATGACGAACAGCTTCGCCAGCGCATGTCACCCGAGCAATACCACATTTGTCGGGAACATGGCACAGAACGGGCATTCACCGGCAAATACTGGGATCTTAAAGCCCCCGGCACCTATCACTGTGCAGTATGCGGCGAAGCCTTGTTTGATGCCGAACACAAATACGACTCTGGTAGCGGCTGGCCAAGTTATTGGCAGCCGATCAAACCAGACGCCCTTGAAGAACGCACTGACCACAGCCTGATGATGGCGCGCACCGAAGTACTTTGCAAACGCTGCCACAGCCATTTAGGGCATGTTTTTAATGACGGACCACCCCCAACTGGGTTACGCTATTGCATTAACTCTGCTTCACTTGAATTTGAACCTCAACCTTGA
- the miaA gene encoding tRNA (adenosine(37)-N6)-dimethylallyltransferase MiaA codes for MVESINAEVSLPSAIFLMGPTASGKTAAAVTLSQKFPLEIISVDSALVYREMDIGTAKPDAATLAVAPHHLIDLIAPTEVYSAAQFRADVLPLMADITARGRVPLLVGGTMLYFKALREGLSDLPQADAGLRAELERDAAERGWAALHDDLALLDPVTAARLQPTDSQRIQRALEVVRLTGKPMSEAWAQGREAALPFRVLSLALMPSDRQVLHDRIAQRFDVMLGMGLLEELTGLRERYDLNPELPSMRCVGYRQAWSYQVGEYGYDEMRDRGIFATRQLAKRQLTWLRSMADAVVLDCLNARLESLLGNRVDDFLS; via the coding sequence ATGGTTGAATCTATTAACGCTGAAGTTTCGCTTCCATCTGCAATTTTTTTGATGGGGCCGACGGCATCAGGCAAAACCGCTGCGGCGGTTACGTTATCGCAAAAATTTCCGCTGGAAATCATCAGTGTCGACTCGGCATTGGTCTACCGTGAGATGGATATTGGCACAGCTAAACCGGATGCGGCCACACTGGCCGTTGCGCCCCATCATCTGATTGATTTGATTGCACCTACTGAAGTGTACTCAGCGGCGCAGTTTCGTGCCGATGTATTGCCATTGATGGCGGATATTACCGCGCGAGGGCGTGTGCCGTTACTGGTAGGTGGCACCATGCTGTACTTCAAGGCCTTACGTGAAGGCTTATCCGACTTGCCGCAAGCTGATGCCGGTCTGCGCGCTGAACTTGAGCGGGATGCTGCTGAACGTGGCTGGGCTGCCTTGCATGATGATCTGGCACTGCTTGACCCTGTAACCGCGGCACGGTTACAGCCAACCGACAGCCAGCGCATCCAGCGTGCGCTGGAAGTCGTGCGTTTAACTGGCAAGCCGATGTCGGAAGCGTGGGCGCAAGGCCGTGAGGCTGCATTGCCTTTTCGCGTGCTGTCCCTGGCGCTGATGCCCTCGGACCGGCAGGTGCTGCATGATCGTATCGCGCAGCGCTTCGATGTCATGCTTGGCATGGGATTGCTTGAAGAGTTAACCGGCTTACGTGAACGTTATGACCTCAACCCTGAACTGCCCTCCATGCGCTGCGTAGGCTACCGTCAGGCGTGGTCATATCAGGTTGGGGAATATGGTTACGACGAAATGCGGGATCGAGGGATCTTTGCTACTCGGCAACTAGCCAAGCGCCAGCTGACCTGGCTACGTAGTATGGCAGATGCAGTGGTGCTGGATTGTCTGAATGCGAGGCTCGAGTCGTTGCTGGGGAATCGGGTGGATGATTTCCTGAGCTAG
- a CDS encoding tetratricopeptide repeat protein — translation MDILELAGYAPLKKLTESAQAGDVNAQYNLGVLYFEGKDVPQDYIEAAKWYGAAADQGDKQAQFNLGLMFYRGIGLPQNYEYAYQLFELAANQGDERAEQGMSAILTEAPTDVAARIKSSHTLN, via the coding sequence ATGGATATACTCGAACTAGCCGGATACGCTCCGCTAAAGAAGCTTACGGAGTCCGCCCAGGCGGGTGATGTCAATGCGCAATACAACCTTGGCGTACTGTATTTTGAAGGCAAAGATGTGCCTCAGGATTATATCGAAGCCGCCAAATGGTATGGCGCTGCCGCTGACCAGGGTGACAAGCAGGCCCAATTCAATCTTGGCCTGATGTTTTATCGCGGCATCGGCTTACCACAGAATTACGAATATGCTTACCAGCTCTTCGAACTCGCGGCGAATCAGGGCGACGAACGCGCTGAACAGGGCATGTCTGCCATATTGACCGAAGCCCCAACCGACGTTGCCGCCAGAATCAAATCTTCCCACACACTCAACTGA
- the purT gene encoding formate-dependent phosphoribosylglycinamide formyltransferase: MQIGTPLSSAAIRVMLLGSGELGKEVIIELQRMGVEVIAVDRYENAPGHQVAHRAHVIDMTDRAALRALVELERPHFIVPEIEAIATDELQAIEQAGLSQVIPTARATQLTMNREGIRRLAAETLGLPTSPYRFADSLDALRDAIDTQIGFPCIVKPVMSSSGKGQSFLKCADDVAPAWDYAASGGRVDQGLVIVEGVIDFDYEITLLTVRAIGASGQVETSFCDPIGHIQVKGDYVESWQPQTMSAPALALAQDIARRVTENLGGRGLFGVELFVKGDQVWFSEVSPRPHDTGMVTMCSQYQSEFELHARAILGLPVDTRLREPGASAVIYGGVDTDAVQFNGVADALSVPRSSIRLFGKPAAFVRRRMGVALACAENTDEARKRAKLAAQKVTVSKA; encoded by the coding sequence ATGCAAATTGGAACCCCTCTCTCCTCCGCCGCCATTCGCGTCATGCTGTTAGGTAGCGGTGAACTAGGTAAAGAAGTCATCATCGAATTGCAACGCATGGGGGTGGAAGTCATCGCCGTTGATCGTTACGAAAACGCGCCCGGCCATCAGGTTGCCCACCGCGCTCATGTCATCGACATGACTGATCGCGCTGCTTTGCGTGCACTGGTAGAACTGGAACGCCCGCATTTCATCGTGCCCGAAATCGAGGCAATTGCCACTGATGAATTACAGGCTATCGAACAAGCCGGCTTGAGCCAGGTCATCCCAACTGCGCGTGCGACCCAGCTCACCATGAACCGCGAGGGCATCCGCCGTCTGGCTGCTGAAACGCTAGGTTTGCCTACCTCGCCGTATCGTTTTGCTGACAGTCTGGATGCGTTACGCGATGCCATCGACACGCAGATTGGTTTCCCATGCATCGTTAAGCCGGTGATGTCTTCTTCCGGCAAGGGGCAGTCGTTCCTGAAATGTGCAGACGATGTGGCACCGGCCTGGGACTATGCTGCCAGTGGTGGCCGTGTTGACCAGGGGCTGGTGATCGTGGAAGGTGTCATCGACTTTGATTATGAAATCACCCTGCTCACGGTACGCGCCATCGGCGCATCCGGGCAGGTAGAAACCAGTTTTTGCGACCCGATCGGCCATATTCAGGTCAAAGGTGACTATGTGGAATCCTGGCAACCCCAGACTATGTCTGCACCCGCTCTGGCGCTGGCTCAGGATATTGCCCGTCGCGTGACAGAAAATCTGGGGGGGCGCGGTTTATTTGGTGTAGAACTGTTCGTCAAGGGCGATCAAGTATGGTTCTCCGAAGTTTCCCCACGTCCACATGACACCGGCATGGTAACGATGTGCAGCCAATACCAGAGCGAGTTTGAATTGCATGCCCGCGCTATCCTTGGATTACCGGTAGACACCCGTTTACGTGAACCGGGTGCATCCGCCGTCATCTACGGTGGCGTTGATACCGATGCCGTCCAGTTTAATGGTGTTGCCGATGCCTTGAGCGTGCCACGCAGCAGCATTCGCCTGTTTGGCAAGCCGGCCGCCTTTGTTCGTCGTCGCATGGGTGTTGCACTGGCATGCGCAGAAAATACGGACGAAGCACGTAAACGCGCTAAACTTGCAGCGCAGAAGGTCACCGTCAGTAAGGCTTAA
- a CDS encoding ferredoxin--NADP reductase: MHTATITSIQQASPSVKIFQLDYGQQPFHYLAGQWIDLYATINGKTEVGGYSMTSSPHQSGSHIELAVKSSTRHPVTRWLHESAQIGDTVQISDGQGVFVYQPEMSHRVVLVGAGVGVTPLISIFRYIAASVPQTDVTLVYSIPSADEYLFQADIETLSQQPNCHHLITLTQPDSNWQGRSGRIDAQLLREAGMSDDTLYYLCGPQGMVEDASAVLTSIGVPESRIIYEKWW; this comes from the coding sequence ATGCACACCGCCACAATCACATCGATACAGCAAGCCTCGCCCAGCGTTAAAATTTTTCAACTGGATTATGGTCAGCAGCCATTTCATTACCTGGCCGGGCAATGGATAGACTTATACGCCACGATTAATGGCAAAACCGAGGTGGGCGGCTACTCCATGACCTCATCTCCACACCAGTCTGGCAGCCATATCGAACTGGCAGTCAAATCCAGCACACGTCACCCGGTCACACGCTGGCTGCATGAAAGCGCACAAATCGGTGACACAGTACAAATCTCCGATGGCCAAGGCGTGTTTGTGTACCAGCCAGAAATGAGCCATCGCGTAGTATTGGTGGGTGCCGGCGTCGGCGTCACGCCACTTATCAGCATTTTCCGCTACATAGCCGCATCCGTTCCACAAACAGATGTCACACTGGTTTACAGCATCCCCAGTGCAGATGAATATTTATTCCAGGCCGACATTGAAACGCTGAGCCAGCAACCGAATTGCCATCACCTCATTACGCTTACCCAGCCTGATAGCAACTGGCAAGGTCGCAGCGGACGCATAGACGCACAGCTGTTGCGCGAAGCCGGCATGAGTGACGATACGCTGTATTACCTGTGCGGCCCGCAAGGCATGGTAGAAGATGCGAGCGCAGTGCTCACCAGCATTGGCGTTCCAGAAAGTCGTATCATTTACGAGAAGTGGTGGTAA
- the pnp gene encoding polyribonucleotide nucleotidyltransferase — translation MKITKSFQFGRHTVTLETGEIARQAGGAVLVSMDDTVVLVTVVGKKEVKAGQDFFPLTVDYQEKTYAAGKIPGGFFKREGKPSEKETLTSRLIDRPLRPLFPEAFYNEVQIIATVLSSNPEVDSDIPALIGASAALAVSGIPFAGPIGAARVGLINNEYVLNPLASELPNSAMDLVVAGTAQAVLMVESEAKELPEDIMLGAVVYGHQQMQAAINAINELADEVNPEPWNWVAPAANVELIAKVTEAAEAGLIQAYNIRQKGARSQEIDAIRSRVMEQLVTADMGTLAVNEINDIFHNLEAKIVRGQILNGEPRIDGRDTRTVRPISIRTGVLPRTHGSALFTRGETQAMVIATLGTGRDEQKIDALQGEYSDRFMLHYNMPPYATGETGRVGTPKRREIGHGRLAKRALAAMLPSREDFGYTMRVVSEITESNGSSSMASVCGGCLALMDAGVPMKAHVAGIAMGLIKEENRFAVLTDILGDEDHLGDMDFKVAGTEAGITALQMDIKITGITKEIMKAALDQAKEGRMHILGLMKSAVDSPRVEMSAYAPRIITMKINPEKIRDVIGKGGAVIRALTEETGTQIDIGEDGTVKIACTSEESGEIAKKRIAEITAEVEVGKAYEGTVIKLLDFGAIVTVLPGKDGLLHISQIAHERVNAVADYLKEGQPVTVKVLEADEKGRLRLSMKALIEPPKKEEETPAAAE, via the coding sequence ATGAAGATTACCAAATCGTTCCAATTCGGGCGCCACACCGTTACCCTGGAAACTGGCGAAATCGCACGCCAGGCAGGCGGCGCAGTATTAGTCAGCATGGATGACACCGTCGTTTTAGTCACCGTGGTCGGTAAGAAAGAAGTTAAAGCAGGTCAGGACTTCTTCCCGCTGACCGTTGATTATCAGGAAAAAACCTATGCAGCCGGTAAAATACCAGGCGGCTTCTTCAAACGCGAAGGCAAGCCTTCAGAAAAAGAAACACTCACTTCCCGCTTAATTGACCGCCCGCTGCGTCCATTATTCCCGGAAGCGTTTTACAACGAAGTTCAAATCATCGCGACTGTATTATCAAGCAACCCTGAAGTTGACTCCGACATTCCGGCTCTGATTGGCGCATCTGCTGCTCTGGCTGTTTCCGGCATTCCTTTCGCTGGCCCTATCGGTGCTGCGCGCGTAGGTTTAATCAACAACGAATATGTACTTAACCCATTAGCCAGCGAACTGCCGAATTCCGCCATGGATCTGGTTGTTGCCGGTACAGCACAAGCGGTATTGATGGTTGAGTCCGAAGCTAAAGAATTGCCAGAAGACATCATGCTGGGTGCCGTAGTGTACGGTCATCAGCAAATGCAGGCGGCTATTAACGCCATCAACGAACTGGCTGACGAAGTCAACCCTGAACCATGGAACTGGGTTGCGCCTGCAGCCAACGTTGAACTGATTGCAAAAGTAACCGAAGCGGCTGAAGCCGGTTTGATCCAGGCTTACAACATCCGCCAGAAAGGTGCGCGTTCACAGGAAATCGATGCCATACGCAGTCGCGTGATGGAGCAACTGGTCACCGCAGACATGGGCACATTGGCTGTTAATGAGATCAACGACATTTTCCATAACCTGGAAGCTAAAATCGTACGTGGTCAGATTCTGAATGGCGAGCCACGTATTGATGGCCGCGACACCCGCACCGTTCGCCCTATCAGCATTCGCACTGGCGTATTGCCGCGCACTCACGGCTCTGCTCTGTTCACCCGTGGCGAAACCCAGGCTATGGTTATCGCCACGCTGGGCACAGGCCGCGACGAACAGAAAATCGATGCGTTGCAAGGCGAGTACAGCGACCGCTTCATGCTGCATTACAACATGCCTCCGTATGCTACCGGTGAAACCGGTCGTGTGGGCACACCTAAGCGCCGCGAAATCGGCCATGGCCGTCTGGCTAAACGCGCACTGGCAGCCATGTTGCCTAGCCGTGAAGACTTTGGCTACACCATGCGCGTCGTTTCCGAAATCACCGAATCCAACGGCTCATCGTCTATGGCTTCCGTCTGTGGCGGTTGCTTGGCATTGATGGATGCTGGCGTTCCGATGAAAGCCCACGTAGCTGGTATCGCTATGGGCCTGATCAAGGAAGAAAACCGCTTTGCCGTGTTGACCGACATCCTTGGTGATGAAGATCACCTCGGCGACATGGACTTCAAGGTAGCCGGTACTGAAGCTGGTATCACCGCGCTGCAAATGGACATCAAGATCACCGGCATCACCAAGGAGATCATGAAGGCTGCACTGGATCAAGCTAAAGAAGGTCGTATGCACATTCTTGGCCTGATGAAGAGCGCAGTGGATTCACCGCGTGTGGAAATGTCTGCATACGCACCACGCATCATCACCATGAAGATCAATCCTGAGAAAATCCGTGACGTGATCGGTAAAGGCGGTGCTGTTATCCGCGCACTCACCGAAGAAACCGGCACTCAGATCGACATTGGCGAAGATGGTACAGTCAAGATTGCCTGCACCAGCGAAGAGTCCGGTGAAATTGCGAAAAAACGCATCGCAGAAATCACCGCTGAAGTTGAAGTCGGCAAAGCTTACGAAGGCACCGTTATCAAACTGCTGGACTTTGGCGCGATCGTTACCGTATTGCCAGGTAAAGACGGTTTGCTGCATATCTCGCAAATTGCCCATGAACGTGTCAATGCAGTAGCTGATTACCTCAAGGAAGGTCAGCCAGTCACTGTTAAAGTGCTGGAAGCTGATGAAAAAGGTCGTCTGCGTCTGTCCATGAAAGCGCTGATTGAGCCACCGAAGAAAGAAGAAGAAACACCGGCCGCAGCAGAATAA
- a CDS encoding HAD family hydrolase, translating into MQLQALIFDVDGTLADTERDGHRVAFNAAFREYGLDWEWDVALYGQLLAVTGGKERMKYYVESFRPDYTPPADFNDMVVALHRAKTRHYTDMLQQGGIPLRPGVRRLIQEARDAGLRLAIATTTTPENVTALLKYSLASDAENWFEVIAAGDIVPAKKPAPDIYTWALEQLQLPAEACFAFEDSENGIRSSVGAGLKTLVTINDYTLDHDFSGAAAVVSDMGETDAAPQVLSGSLHGEPYVNLAAVRAWHAAK; encoded by the coding sequence ATGCAATTACAAGCTCTCATATTTGACGTGGACGGCACACTTGCCGATACCGAGCGCGACGGCCATCGCGTCGCTTTTAATGCCGCCTTTCGCGAATATGGACTGGACTGGGAATGGGATGTCGCACTTTATGGTCAATTACTCGCTGTCACCGGCGGTAAGGAACGCATGAAGTATTACGTGGAGTCATTTCGCCCGGACTACACGCCCCCAGCCGATTTCAATGACATGGTCGTCGCTTTGCACCGCGCCAAAACACGTCACTATACCGACATGCTGCAGCAAGGTGGCATTCCATTGCGCCCGGGTGTTAGACGCCTGATACAGGAAGCGCGTGATGCCGGGCTGCGCCTGGCTATCGCAACCACAACCACGCCGGAAAACGTCACCGCCCTGCTCAAATACAGCTTGGCCAGCGATGCGGAAAACTGGTTTGAAGTCATTGCCGCAGGCGACATCGTGCCGGCCAAAAAACCTGCTCCCGATATCTACACTTGGGCATTGGAACAACTGCAACTGCCAGCAGAGGCATGCTTCGCCTTTGAAGATTCGGAAAACGGCATTCGTTCGAGTGTCGGCGCAGGTTTAAAAACTCTGGTCACCATTAACGACTATACCCTTGACCATGATTTCAGCGGTGCTGCTGCCGTAGTCAGCGACATGGGTGAAACTGACGCCGCACCGCAAGTGCTCAGCGGCAGCTTACATGGTGAGCCCTACGTCAACCTTGCCGCCGTACGCGCCTGGCATGCAGCAAAATAA
- a CDS encoding TetR/AcrR family transcriptional regulator, with protein sequence MSLGSKGEKTRADIISCAKQLFYQRGYEATSFSDIVDATGLYRGNIYHYFKTKDDILKAVITQHLSDFSALLSQWDSQHADPKSSLLAFVSMITGRQRELVEYGCPIGTLNTELGKDRRDLQLAARELFELFRDWLRARFTELGRVADADELALHLLGRAQGIAVIAHVYQDTALLQREIQQLDNWISQL encoded by the coding sequence GTGAGTCTGGGCAGTAAAGGTGAAAAAACGCGCGCAGATATTATTAGCTGTGCCAAGCAACTCTTTTATCAGCGCGGATATGAAGCGACTTCGTTTTCAGATATCGTCGATGCCACTGGTTTGTATCGTGGGAATATCTATCATTACTTCAAAACCAAAGACGACATCCTTAAAGCCGTCATCACGCAACATCTGAGTGATTTTAGTGCCTTGCTGAGTCAATGGGATAGTCAGCACGCCGACCCAAAGTCAAGCTTGCTGGCCTTCGTCAGCATGATTACCGGTCGTCAGCGTGAGCTGGTCGAATATGGCTGCCCGATAGGTACATTGAACACAGAGCTGGGTAAAGATCGGCGCGACTTGCAGCTGGCGGCGCGTGAACTGTTTGAGCTGTTTCGCGACTGGCTGCGTGCGCGTTTTACCGAGTTGGGGCGGGTTGCTGATGCAGATGAGTTGGCGCTGCATTTACTTGGGCGAGCTCAGGGGATAGCGGTGATCGCGCATGTTTATCAGGACACGGCGTTGTTGCAGCGTGAGATCCAGCAGCTGGATAACTGGATCAGCCAGCTCTAG
- a CDS encoding NAD-dependent epimerase/dehydratase family protein: MMKTILVTGANGFVGSHIVEALQQRSDVRVIAACRDRRKLPEQYAGEVREGDLRDERYRETVVVGVDVLCHAAAWTSLWGHGDESTALYLQPTLALIDSARRAGVSRFVNISTTSAASPGQSADAMNWGIPRAYWPHLNNVIAIENTLREYASPVFQGINLRLGIFAGRRYALGVLPILVPRLKTHLVPWVAGGRTSLPVIDGRDIGLAFALAATADGLADYDSFNIVGPEVPTVRQVITLLHDEYHLPLPHFGVPFAIAYTFAWLMEMLDRIVPWEPLITRSIVHLLEEVHADNAKAEHILGYIPVHGWREAVRAQMEEMRVRQRKPMSMAKPLV; encoded by the coding sequence ATGATGAAAACAATACTGGTAACCGGCGCAAATGGGTTTGTGGGCAGCCATATCGTGGAGGCGTTGCAGCAACGTAGCGATGTACGGGTGATAGCCGCCTGTCGTGACAGGCGCAAGCTGCCGGAGCAGTATGCTGGCGAGGTGCGCGAAGGCGATCTGCGCGATGAACGTTATCGAGAGACGGTCGTGGTAGGTGTTGATGTGCTGTGCCATGCTGCAGCCTGGACTTCCTTATGGGGGCATGGTGATGAATCCACAGCGCTGTATCTGCAGCCTACTTTGGCATTGATAGACAGTGCCAGGCGGGCAGGGGTCAGTCGTTTTGTAAATATTAGCACTACCAGTGCAGCCTCCCCCGGGCAATCGGCTGATGCCATGAACTGGGGTATTCCACGGGCATATTGGCCACACCTGAATAATGTCATTGCTATTGAAAACACATTGCGCGAGTATGCCAGCCCGGTGTTTCAAGGGATAAATCTGCGTTTGGGGATATTCGCCGGCAGGCGTTATGCTTTGGGCGTATTGCCTATACTGGTTCCTCGCTTAAAGACGCATCTGGTGCCTTGGGTTGCGGGTGGCAGGACCAGCTTGCCTGTCATAGACGGGCGCGATATAGGTCTGGCATTTGCGCTGGCGGCAACGGCTGACGGCTTGGCTGATTATGATAGTTTTAATATCGTCGGGCCGGAGGTGCCCACAGTGCGCCAGGTGATTACCTTGTTGCATGACGAATATCACCTGCCTTTGCCGCATTTTGGCGTGCCATTTGCCATTGCCTATACCTTCGCCTGGCTGATGGAAATGCTGGATCGAATTGTGCCCTGGGAGCCATTAATTACGCGCAGTATTGTTCATCTGCTTGAAGAGGTACATGCCGATAATGCCAAGGCTGAACATATACTTGGCTACATACCCGTGCATGGCTGGCGCGAAGCGGTGCGTGCGCAGATGGAGGAAATGCGAGTGCGGCAGCGTAAGCCAATGTCTATGGCCAAGCCGCTGGTATAG